GCGGGCGTGGCAGAGCGTCATCTTCGCGGTGTCGACCACGGCGTAGGTCATGGTGATGAAAGAGCGCGAATCCATGTTGGCGCTGAGGATGCGGTTGGCCTCGCAGAGCAGTTTGGCCGGGGAGCCATAGATGCGGGAGAGGGACAGGACCAGGCCCTTCAACTCCGCCATGTAGAGGGCGGCCGAGGTCCCCTTGCCGGAGACATCGGCCACGAGCACGCCCAGGCGGGTGGGGGACAGGGGCAGGAGGTCGTAGTAGTCGCCCCCGACCTCCGCCGCGGGGAGGCAGAGCGCAGCCACGTCCAGGCCGGGTAGGGTCACCGCCCCTTGCGCGGGCAACAGGCTCATCTGGATCTGGCGGGCGATCCGCAGCTCCTCCTCCAGGCGCTCCTTCTCGGCCTGCTGCCGCAGCAGATCCTGGATCCCGCGGGCCATGAGGTTGAAGGACTCCGCCAGCTCCCCCAGCTGATCGCGGCTGCGTACTTGGATGGGGTGGAGGAAGTCGCCCTCCCGCAGGCGCTGCGTGCCCAGAGAAAGGCTGTGCACGCTGCGGGTGATAGAGCGGGCCAGGAGCAGGCCCAGGATCAGGGCCACCACGTACATGACCAGGAAGACTCCGCCCACCACCGTCAGGGCGATGACCAGCGCCTCTGCCATGTTGACCACACCCGGTGAGAGCCGGCGCATCAGGTCGTAGGGGTTGAACTGGAAGATGACGCTGGTGGGGGCGGTCTCGCCCGTCACCCAATCTGCGCACTCGGGAGTGGCCACGAAGGTGAGCCTGAACCTCTGGTCCTCGGCCCGCCCCGGGTTCAGGGCGCGCATGCTCGGCTTCCGGTCCCCGCTCTCGATCTCGAAGGAGACGCCCCGACTCTCCGCCTTCTTTCGCACCCTCCCCCCCACGCTCACGGGAAGGATTCCCGTGCGCCGTTCGAAGTCCGCGAAGAGCTGGGCATCGACCGGCACGTCGAGGATGAGGGCCGAGTCCCCCTGGGCCCAGACCGCCCGCACGCTCTCCACGACCTCGGCCTGGCCGACCAGGCCCGCGAAGCCGGGCCCCTTAAACCAAGAGGGGAGCTGCCGGGGGACGGTGCCCGCGGCCGCCACCGTGCGTCCGTTGCGGAGGAGGGCATAGCCAATCTTCGGATGGAGGGCCTGGGCCGGGAGCAGGCGTTCCTGCAGGGTGGCCGCGGCCGCGGCGTCTCCGGCGGGAAGGCCGGTGGTGCCGGTGTGGGCGACGGTCTCCAGGGCCTGGCCGAGAGAATCCAGCTCCGAGGTGACGAGGTGCGAGGCCACGAGGCTCACGAACAGCACCCCCGCGATGAAGAAGAAGATCCCCAGAAGCACGACCGGCACCAGACCGATGAACAGATAGGACAAGATGAGCTTGGTCCGAATCCGCCAAAGCAGTCGCCAGCGGCCGCGGAGGAGTCGATAGACACCCCAGGCCGCGTAGACGAGGATCAGGAGGTGGTCGAGTCCGGCGAGGAGGCCGGGCAGGGGAACCCCGATCTTCTCGAGCAGCCAGAGGGCAAGGACAACGAGCAGGACCCGGCCCCGCCAGGTGGAGGTGAGGAATGCGCGCGTGCGGACGGCCCAACGGAGACGATCCACCGCGGCCCCGGCGTGCAAAGAGGGCTCGGGCATGACAGGGCGACTCTAGCACGGGCCACGAAGCAAGCCCTTTCGTTGACAGGCCCCGGCCCCTCAGGCTAGCGTTAGTCGTCCCTATGCCCGGCGCGCTGCTTTTATTGGCTGCTCTGGTCTCACCTCCCCTGGACCTCGCTGCGATCGGGGTCGTGATCGCGCGGAGGCCGGAGCAGTCGGTGGTCTTGCTGCGCTCGGGCGCGCGCACGCGTCTGGCCGGGGTCGGGGAGAGCGCGTTCGGGGGACGCGTGACCGCCATCGGCCTGGAGACCGTCCGACTGGAGTACGAAACGGGCGTGGTCGAGGTGCCCCTCCG
This DNA window, taken from Vicinamibacteria bacterium, encodes the following:
- a CDS encoding PP2C family protein-serine/threonine phosphatase gives rise to the protein MPEPSLHAGAAVDRLRWAVRTRAFLTSTWRGRVLLVVLALWLLEKIGVPLPGLLAGLDHLLILVYAAWGVYRLLRGRWRLLWRIRTKLILSYLFIGLVPVVLLGIFFFIAGVLFVSLVASHLVTSELDSLGQALETVAHTGTTGLPAGDAAAAATLQERLLPAQALHPKIGYALLRNGRTVAAAGTVPRQLPSWFKGPGFAGLVGQAEVVESVRAVWAQGDSALILDVPVDAQLFADFERRTGILPVSVGGRVRKKAESRGVSFEIESGDRKPSMRALNPGRAEDQRFRLTFVATPECADWVTGETAPTSVIFQFNPYDLMRRLSPGVVNMAEALVIALTVVGGVFLVMYVVALILGLLLARSITRSVHSLSLGTQRLREGDFLHPIQVRSRDQLGELAESFNLMARGIQDLLRQQAEKERLEEELRIARQIQMSLLPAQGAVTLPGLDVAALCLPAAEVGGDYYDLLPLSPTRLGVLVADVSGKGTSAALYMAELKGLVLSLSRIYGSPAKLLCEANRILSANMDSRSFITMTYAVVDTAKMTLCHARAGHNPIIHLDRASGRTRILAPSGLGLGIDRGSRFEEILEETEVPLRTGDLFLLFTDGLSEAMNGQAELFGEGRLRRIIEGSQALSSDEIRDRILEEVRLFVGDAAPHDDMTMVILKVA